AACTAGATGAAACATGTCATGCCAACTTTAGTGTAAATACTATGACAATTTTATTGTAAACATCATGTTTTGGGTAAAAAATTCATCGAAAAATATCAACATgaaatctagttttgaagatctcgtcgagacggatttaatgatgaaaacggatttttaatcaGATTTTTTGTTTAGAAGATAAAATATTTTAAGactgaaaaccaaaaagaaaaagatTCTTCAGATATCATCTGTTTTGACGTGGCAAAATGGATGATAATAAAGACGTTTGGGCTATGTTGCTTCGTGTCACACGTATCATTTGGGTCAAAGTaacgtttttatttatttttgcggaTTTCGCGTAACGTAATCCACCAACAGTCCAACAGAACACCGCCCGCCCGCGCGCACGCCACGGACGCATCGTTCCAAAGGCAGGGAGGGCATCGGCGCCGTCATCTCACGAGTCACCCCCACCACGCCACGCCCCCTATCGTTATCGGCCCGAAATCCTGCGCCCCGCATTTGGGCTCATCTCACACTCGCCCATCTCTATCCGCCGATCCACCCATCCATCCGCGTCCGCCTCAAAACCCCACCACCCCGCTGCAACCGGCGCCCCGTCCTCCCCGCCCGCGCGCACTCACATCCCCCAGTCTCAGTGCGGCCACACTCACCTGACCCACGGAATGGCGTCGGGTGGCTCTGGCCGCACCGCCACGGCCGGAACCGCGGCGCTGCTGTCGCTGGTGTTCTTGCTGCTGCAGGTCTCCGCGGGTGCGGGCGCGGGCGCCGACTGCCACTTCCCGGCCGTGTTCAACTTCGGGGACTCCAACTCGGACACTGGCGGGCTCTCGGCCGCCttcggcgccgcgccgccgcccaacGGCAGGACCTTCTTCGGCATGCCCGCCGGCCGCTACTGCGACGGCCGCCTCGTCATCGACTTCATCGGTACGTAAGTTTCGCTCGCTGGAAGCGCCTTCAGTCTCAAACTCTCAGACAGTACTATCAGGAGCTTTTCAAAGTCGCTGGAGTACTACTGTGGAGTATTACTTTTCACCCGCTCGATCTATCCGTCGGTTCTTCTGCACGGCTGCACACAGGGCCCACGGGTTGTCACTTGCAGAAGCCAATAAATGTAGCCTTAATTCGTTCCATGTGTAGCGGTGCAGTTGCGAAGGCAATTTTGAAAGCCAATACAGTGCTTTCTCAGAGTTCTGAAGGATAATAAAAGTTGGCAGACACGCAGTAATCTGTAGGAGTACAGTAAAATTAGCTTGTAAAAGGTTAATTAACAACTTCTCTTGGAGTAATAAAATGCTAAGAGCTGGATACGATGTTGTCTGTTTTACTTTGTGTCTCGCCATGTTGTGCATTACTGATAGCTCATAGCTGGTCCGTTAGAACCTGGAAGTACTCCTGGAGTAGTATAGAGTAGTAAAAAAGAAGGGATGTCTCGTGAGAGGGCCAAGCAGAACAAGACTTTTCTACCTACATACCGCCTTTTGTTGCTCAAGAAGATCTGAAAGGCCATTTCATTTCACATCCTGCTTTGAACGGGCATCAGTTCGTCGCCGGAAAGCGGCGGTCATGGACTACGCGCCGCCGGAGCATGGCCGAAGCAAAGCTGCACTTTGGCCCCGCCGCCGCGCGCGTGCGAGCGCCCGTGCCATGGCAATGATGCCACACCCATGCGCCCATCCGGGACCCGGCACTCCATCGATCCCCAGCCAGCTAGCTGCCTACCGACACCATCCTGCGCAATCCGACAGAAAGGCTAGTCAGCTGCATGTGCGGAACATCACTCGAACGATGCCACTGCCATGCCATCGTCACGGGAAGATTTTGTGTTGGGTTGCAGCTGGAGAGTACTATCGTGCACCAGTACTCTTTTGGCTTTCGGGATGCTGGTTTTCCTTTCTAACAATGGGATGCTGATTTGAGAGGGACAGAAAGAAACGTTAGGTTAATGCCTCTTTTGATTTAATAATTGTTCCTTTGGTTAAGGACAGTTCCAGAGAATTTGGCAGAATTGAAATCTTTTTGATGCGTGTTTTCCTTTCCTGATTCGTAGGTCGGAATTTTCCCCGAGGATTCATTTACACTCTATTTCATACTAGAAAGTTATCATCAACTCAAACCTCTTAGAATTTTACGTTTTTCATATTGTTTaatcaaacaaacaagcaaactCATAAGTAATTCCAAGAAGGCTATTGTTGTGCTTCTCAAGAAACAAGGCTAGTGTGCAAGACTAATAATCCTGCAACACTTCATTTTTACTTTCTGTTGGTGTTAGCATTAGGTGACACCTAGCTGGCTAGTTAGAGACCTTGCATTCTACTTTCCTAAGTAAGACCTAGATCACTTATGCTCCGTTATCTTCTGATAGTGGAACCCGGCCAGTACAGGTCGTATGAAAACAAGAAATAGTTTGGCGGGTCTTAAGTGTCAGGAAAGCTTGAGGTGGTTGGATAGGTGGCTAGAAAAATGGAACGACGAACAAACGTGAGCAGCGTGATTGTATTATATAAAGGGACGCCGTACATTAATTATTGGCGGGAGAGATTTTTGCTGCAGTGTCAGAGCATGTGTGGATGCTTTGCTTTAAATGTATTCTTAGTGGAAGCAATGGGCCACTAGCTTGATCCTGCACTACAAGTTGCTTTAGGAAGACGATGGCACGACTATTTTTCAGCAAAAAGGCTAAATCGAGCTATTTGTTGCCAAAACTGGTCAGAAAGAATTCAAAACCAGGACACTGGAAACAAGAAATGTTGGAGGCAAAACATGCCAGTCTTTGGTGCTATATTTAGACTAGCCGAGAAAAGCGAAATGCTCAGTGGACGTGTAGAAACAGAAATTAGAACTCATCACTATATATTGCCACATTGCAAATGATCTAACTAACTGACCTGTTATCTTTTTTCCTCTGATGCTGCAGCCGAAAACCTGGGAATACCTTACCTAAGTGCGTACCTCAACTCAGTAGGGAGCAACTTCTCGCAGGGGGCCAATTTCGCAACAGCCGGCTCGACAATCAGCCGACAGAACACATCCCTGTTCCTCTCGGGGTTCAGCCCCATCTCCTTGGACGTGCAGTCCTGGGAATTCGAACAGTTCATCAACAGAAGCCAGTTCGTTTACAACAACAAAGGTGGTAACAGCTAGACCAAATTCTGCCTATCTTAGTACCAAGTCTTAGTACACAGAACTGAAGATCCATTCTGTTTATCTTTTTCCCATGTATGTAGGTGGCATCTACAGGGAGCTCCTGCCAAAGGCCGAGTACTTCTCCCAGGCGCTGTACACCTTCGACATCGGCCAAAACGACATCACGGCGGGCTACTTCGCGAACATGACGACTGAACAAGTCGTAGCGTTCATTCCTGAGCTCATGGAGAGGCTCACCTCAATAATCCAGGTACGTCTTATGAAGATCACCATCACATGACCAAGCTAGTAGGCTGGCTCGATCGACAACTGATTGTAGAATTGATCTGGCAGAATGTGCACGGGTTCGGAGGAAGGAACTTCTGGATCCACAGCACGGGGCCTATCGGCTGCCTGCCTTACGCCCTCATTCGCCGGCCCGACATCGCCGCGGTCAAGGACAAGGTTGGCTGCTCTGTCACCTACAACAAGGTCGCGCAGCTCTTCAACCAGAGGCTCAAGGAAACGGTGGCTCGTCTCCGGAAAACCTACCCCGACGCTGCGTTCACCTACGTCGATGTCTACGCCGCCAAGTACAAGCTGATCAGCCAAGCCAGCAAGCTAGGTAATGCGCCATGGCCCATGGCTGGATGAACAAATGCATACGTGTAGCTGCTACTTGCGTACGTAGTGTCCTGGAGAAAGCTGAGGCTGGGCGTTCTTGTCTGCAGGCTTCGACGACCCTCTGCTCACCTGCTGCGGGCACGACGCTGGCCCGTACAACTTCGACCCGAAGGTTGGTTGTGGCGGGAAGGTGCTGGTGAAGGGGAAGTGGGTGGTGCTGGGAAAGTCCTGCGACGACCCGGCCAGGAGAGTGAGCTGGGACGGCGTCCACTTCACCGAGGCAGCGAACAAGTTCGTCTTTAATCAGATCGTCGGCGGCGGGCTCTCGGACCCGCCCATGCCCCTGAGGCAGGCTTGCCGGAGCAAAGGGCAGTGAACTGCAGGTGGGTCGTTG
This region of Triticum aestivum cultivar Chinese Spring chromosome 2D, IWGSC CS RefSeq v2.1, whole genome shotgun sequence genomic DNA includes:
- the LOC123052251 gene encoding GDSL esterase/lipase ACHE — encoded protein: MASGGSGRTATAGTAALLSLVFLLLQVSAGAGAGADCHFPAVFNFGDSNSDTGGLSAAFGAAPPPNGRTFFGMPAGRYCDGRLVIDFIAENLGIPYLSAYLNSVGSNFSQGANFATAGSTISRQNTSLFLSGFSPISLDVQSWEFEQFINRSQFVYNNKGGIYRELLPKAEYFSQALYTFDIGQNDITAGYFANMTTEQVVAFIPELMERLTSIIQNVHGFGGRNFWIHSTGPIGCLPYALIRRPDIAAVKDKVGCSVTYNKVAQLFNQRLKETVARLRKTYPDAAFTYVDVYAAKYKLISQASKLGFDDPLLTCCGHDAGPYNFDPKVGCGGKVLVKGKWVVLGKSCDDPARRVSWDGVHFTEAANKFVFNQIVGGGLSDPPMPLRQACRSKGQ